DNA from Desulfovibrio sp. Huiquan2017:
CTCAAGAAATACGGGAGTCCTTGACATGGGGCCGCATAAGAGAAAAGCCCCCGTTTTGGGGGCTTATAATTCATTTTCATGCGGTAATTTTTTTTGCCACAGACTACATGGGTATGGGTAAAAAAACCGCACCTATGCTGAACGCCTGGCTCGAAAGGCGGCCTTTCCTTTTCTATGCGCCTTTCTGGAATGCCTCCCAGTCGGCCAGGAACGCGGCCAGCCCCTTGTCGGTCAGGGGATGCTGCATAAGCTGCATGATTGTCGAATACGGCAGGGTGATGACGTCCGCGCCGACCAACCCGGCTTCGAGCACATGCATGGGGTGGCGCACCGAGGCGACCAGGATCTTGGTGTCGAAGGCGTAATTGTCGAAGATGGTCCGCATCTGCTCCACGGCCTGCATGCCGGACTGGCTCAGACCGTCGAGCCGCCCCACGAAGGGCGACACGTAGGTGGCCCCGAGCTTGGCCGCCAGCAGGGCCTGGGTGGGCGAGAAGACCAGGGTTACGTTGGTCCGGATGCCGCGCTCGGTCAGTTCCCTGAGGGCCTTGAGCCCCTCGGGGATCATGGGAATCTTGACCACCACGTTGGTGCCGAAGGAGACCAGGTCCTTGGCTTCCTTGATCATCTCCTCATGGGCGGTGCCGATGACCTCCAGCGAGACCGGGCCGTCCACCATCTCGCAGATGCGCGCGGCCTGCCTGCGCCAGTCGCCGCCCTCACGGGACATGAGGGTGGGGTTGGTGGTCACGCCGTCGAGCAGGCCGAGTTCGCCCACTTCGCGGATCTGATCCAGGTTGGCGGTATCGAGAAAAAACTGCATTGGGTTCCTCCTAGGTGACCGGACAGGACGTTCCGGTTGTGATGAAGAGGCATAACATAAACAAAATAAAGTGAAAACCTCCTGCAAACGTTTTCACCACGTGCGCATTCTCCTTCCCCCCCGGCCCGGTTTCGTTTACATTGCCCCAATGACCAAGATGGAACCCGTCCGCATCATCGGGCTGCCGCCCGGCTCCCTCGTCCCGTCCGGTTCCGCCTCGGCGGCCCTGGCCGGGGCCGACCTGGTGGTAGGCGGCAAACGACTGCTCTCGGCCTGCCCGAACGAACTGATCCCGGCGCACGCCCACAGGCTGGCCATCACCGGCCCGCTCAAACCGATCATCGAAACCGTGCGCAAGACCGCCAACAAAGGGCGCAAGGTCGTGGTCCTGGCCGACGGCGACCCGCTCTTCTACGGCATCGGCAAACGGCTGGGCGAGGAGCTGGGCAGGGAAAACCTGATCATCGAGCCGAGCCTGTCCACGGTGCAGTTGGCCGCCGCCAAGCTGGCCCTGCCATGGCAGGACATGGATTTCGTCTCCCTGCACGGGCGTGACGACTATGCGCCGCTTTACGCGGCATTGGTCCGCGCGGACCTGATCGCGGTCTTCACCGATGCGGTGAACACGCCGGCCGAAGTGGCCCGCGCCCTGCAGGAACGCGGCGCGGACTGCTTCACCATGACCGTGCTCGAAAACCTGGGCGCGCCGGACGAACTCATCCGGCCCCTGACCCTGTGGGAAACCTGGGGCATGGAATTCGCGCCACTCAACATGGTCATCCTGGAACGGCAATATCCGCCGGAAATTCCTCTGTCGCTCGGCATCCCGGACCATTTCTACCTGCACCAGAAGAACCTGATCACCAAGCTGCCCGTGCGCGCGGCCGGGCTGGCCCATCTGGGCGTGGCCCCGGATTCCACGGTCTGGGACCTGGGCGCGGGTTGCGGATCCGTGGCCATCGAAGCGTCGCACCTGGCGAGGCGGGGCAGGGTCTTCGCCGTGGAACGGAACAAGACCCGGGCGGCCATGATCCGCGAAAACATCCGGCGCACCGGGGCATGGCTGGTGGACGTGATCCTCGGCGACATGCCCGAGGCGCTCAAGGACCTGCCCGAGCCGGACCGCATCTTCATCGGCGGGGGCCTGGGCGGCGAATCCAATCAGGACACCGCCCTGCTCGACACCGCCTGCCGCAAGCTCAGACCGCGCGGCCGCATCGTGGTCCACTGCATCCTGCTCGATTCCCTGCACACGGCCAAGGACCACTTCCAGGCCCAGGGCTGGCACTTCGGCGTGACCCAGCTTCAGGCCTCGGCAACGGACTCCCTGGCCGGGGACCTGCGCTTCAAGGCGCAGAATCCGGTCTTCGTGCTTTGGGCCGAAAAACCTTAGGGAGCCTTGCTTCCCGATTTTCCGAAAGGTTGCCGGCCCGGGCCGAAATAGCTCCCAACCAGCCTGTCGTAGGTGCCGTTCGCACGGATGGCCGCCAGCCCTTTGTTGAACCGGGCCAGGAGTTTCCGCGCGCCGGGATAGGCCTTGGAAACCATGAGGTGCTGCGGATTGAGGTTCCACGGCGTGGGCGTGGAGCCGAAGACGTGAGCCCGGGAGGGGAAAATGCGACGAATCAGGGTCCACCCCACCAGTTCGTCCTCGGCGAACAGGGCGGCGCGCAACTCCCACAGTCTGCGCACGCCCGAAGCCTCGCCGGGGGCGTAATCCACGGTAAGGCCCTTTTCCTTGAACGTCTCCTCATAGTAGTGGCCCGAGGTCCCGGCGATGACGTAACCGCGCAGGGCCTCAAGAGTGGTGTAGTCGAATTGGCCGAGCCGCCCTTTGAGATAGAAGAAGACGTTGCGGCAGACCCAGATGGTATCGCTGAACCAGGCATACTCGGCGCGCTGGGCGGTGCGCCCGTATGGATAGGTCCCAAAGGCCTCGCCCTCGCGGACCATCAGGGCGCACCGCCGCCAAGGGCGGAACAATATCCTCGTCTCCACCCCGACCTGGGCAAAAGCGGCCTGAACGATCTCGGTCAGCAGACCTGGCCGGGTTCCGTCGGTCACGATGTAGGGCGGGTAGTCGCCGGTAACCAGCACGACGGGTTCCCCGGCCCCGGCCGGGGCCGCAGCCAGGACCGGAAGCAGGAAGAAGAAGAACGCGGCAAGAAGGATGGATCGACAAGTCATGGGTCACGCTACCATGCCCGCGCGTTTTTTTCCGCTGTTTTTTACAGGGTTGGCACCTCGGCGCTGGCGGACCTGGGGCGCATGTATTACCCTGCCTCCCATGCCCCCTGCCCGTCCACCATCCCGCACCCCACCCGACGGACCGCCGAGCGCACCGCTCCGGGCGCTGGTCTCCTGGGCCCTGTACGACTGGGCCAACTCGGGCTTTGCGGCCCTGGTCCAAACCTTCGTCTTCGCCGCCTACTTCGCCCGGGCCGTGGCCGGGAACGAGACCCTGGGCACGGCATGGTGGGGAAACATGATGGGCGTGGCCGGGCTGGTCATCGGCCTGGGCGGGCCCGTGCTCGGGGCCGTGGCCGACCACACGGGCAGGCGTAAGCCGTGGCTGGCCGTCTTCACCACGCTGTGCATCGCGGCCACGGCGCTGCTGTGGTTCGTCCGGCCGGACCCCGCCTTTGTCCTGCCCGCCCTGGTCCTGGCCGGGATCGGGACCATCGGCAGCGAGTACGCCATGATCTTCTACAACTCCATGCTCCCCGACCTGGCCGAAAGGACGCGCATCGGCCGCTGGTCCGGCTGGGGCTGGGGGTTGGGCTACGCGGGCGGGCTGGTCCTGCTGGTCCTCGCCCTGTATGGTCTGGTCCGGGCGCCCGGCTGGTTCGGCATACCGCATCATGACGCCCTGAACGTGCGCGCGGTCATGCCCCTGACCGCCCTGTGGTACCTGGTCTTCTGCCTGCCCCTCTTCCTGTTCACCCCGGACACGCCGTCCGCGCGCGTTCCTCTCTCCCGCGCCGTTGCCGGGGCCGCGGCCCGGCTGCGCGGTTCGCTCAGGGACCTGCGCAACCACCGGCACATAGCCCTGTTTCTCCTGGCCCGCATGTTCTACAACGACGGGCTGACCACCATGTTCGCCTTCGGCGGCATCTATGCGGCTGCGACCTTCGGCATGGATTCAAGCGAGGTCATCGTCTTCGGCATCGGCCTGAACGTCACCGCCGGACTGGGCGCGGCTGCCTTCGCCTGGCTGGACGACCGGCTGGGGTCCCGGCGGACCATACTGCTCTCCCTCATGGGACTGGTGGTCCCGGGCACGGCCATTCTGCTGGTCAAAAGCAAAACCCTGTTCTGGATTTTCGGACTGGCCATCGGTATATTCGTAGGGCCGGTCCAGGCTTCGAGCCGGTCCTGGCTGGCCCACGCGGCCCCGGCGGAGGTACGCACCGAAATGTTCGGGCTCATGGCCCTGTCCGGCAAACTGACTTCGTTTCTCGGGCCATTTCTGGTGGGCTGGCTGACCCTGGCCACGAACAGCCAGCGGCTGGGCATGTCCGCCGTGATCGGGCTGCTGGCCGTCGGCCTGGCGGGCATGCTCTTCGTGCCCGAGGCGACCGCGCACGGGCGCGAACAAGACCGGGCGTGAACAACAAGGAGTGCATCATGTCGAATTTCCGTTTTGAATTGACCGACGGCGAGAAGCGGTACCTCAAGGACCTGGTGGTCCAATCCATCGCCTCTGGCCTCGGCCTGGGCGACGGCCCGTCCGCTCCGCCCGATCCGCCCACGGACAAGCTGCGCGAGCACCTGGGGGCCTTTGTCACCCTCAAGCTCCACGACAGGCTGCGCGGCTGCATCGGCAACGTCCGGGGATCGGGCGAGCTGTACCGCACGGTCTGGGAAATGGCCCGTTCGGCGGCCTTCCGCGACCCGCGCTTCCCGGCCGTGACCGAGGATGAATTCCACGCGCTGGAATACGAGATATCCATCCTCAGCCCCATCGAGCCGTGCCCGGACCCGGAGCTGGTCGAGGTCGGCCGCCACGGGCTGATCATGAGCCGGGGGATGCAGTCCGGCCTGCTCCTGCCCCAGGTGCCGGTGGAATGGCAATGGAACCGGGAGACCTTCCTGGCCCAGACTTGCGTCAAGGCCGGGTTGCCGAGCAACGCCTGGAAGGACCCGGACACCACCATTTTCTGGTTCGAGGCCGAAGTCTTCTGACGTAATGGCGCAACGCGGGGAATTCTCTCATCGACAGCGGTAGTTGTTGTCGTGTATAGAATCATTAAGGATGTAATTGTAGCCCCCCAGGCAGGACCGTCATGCCCGACACGGCCGACAAGGAAACAAACAATACCATCGCCCCTCCCGCAACCAAAGTCCTGAAGATGCCCGGCGTGCAGTTGCGCGTCGCTTTGGGAAAGGACGTGGTCATCCGGGTGCCGGGCGCGGAGCAGCCCTACCAAGGGCGCATTGTGGGCTTCGATCCCTATGAATACCTCATCGCCTCGGTCCGCCTGCCCGGCCGCATCCGTCGGCAGTTGAGCCTGGGCGGCCAGCTCATCGTCAAGTACATCCACCAGGGCACGGTCTACGGCTTCAAGACAACGACGTACAATACCGTCACATCACCCACCTCGCTGATCATCTTCGCCTACCCCACGGTCATCGAAAAGATGGAACTGCGAAGGGACCCCCGGACCAAATGCAACCTCGACGGCAAGATCCAAACCGAGAACGGTGAGTACGAATGCATGGTCGTCAACATCAGCGCCATGGGCTGCAAGGCCTCGGTCCGCGCCCGGGCGCGGGACCCCCTCGCCCGGCTCGAAGTGGGCGACACACTGGTGATCCTCGTCAATCTGGGTACCGAGGGCCCCCTCAAGCTGCCCATCGTTGTTCGGAACATCCAACGGGAACGCGGCTTGTACACCCTCGGGACCATGTTCCTCGACCCGAACGAGATCGAAGAGGAACGCATCGGCATCTATCTGGAAAGAATGCGCAGACTGACCTGCTAACCGACCGGACCCGACATGATAAAGAAAATCCCCATCACGGCGCTGAGGCCCGGCATGAATGTGGTCAAGGTGGCCAGTGACCAGTGGCACCATCTGCCCTATCTGTACTCGGAACCCGGCATCATCGAATCCGAACAGGACGTGGCCCGTCTGCTGGAGCTGGGCTACCAGGAAGCCTTCGTGGACACCGGAGACCAAGAGGGCATGTCCGAAGAAACCCCTCTGGCCCGGGTCGTCGCCGAGCGGAAGCATGACCGCGAACGTCCCGAGCGCGTCCCGTTCCGGGAAGCCATCTCCTCGGCCATGGTCACCTACGAGGACGCCATGACCCACGCCATGCAGATCGTCCAGGACGCCAAGCTCGGGCGCAAGATGGACTACGGCGCCTCGCTGGAGACGGCCAGCGCCATCGTCGAGTCGGCCGTATCCAATCCCGACACCCTGGTCTGTCTGGCCAAATTATCCGAATTCGACAACTATACCTACACCCACTGCATCAATGTGGCCGCCATCAGCGTGGTCTTCGGGGAGTACATCGGCATGCCCCGCGAAGAGCTTGTCCTGCTCGGCGTGGCCGGGATGATGCACGACCTGGGCAAGACCACGGTCCCGGCCCGGATCATCAACAAGCCCGGGCCCCTGACTCCGATCGAACGCGAGGAAATCCGCCGCCACCCCGAATATGGCTGCCGGATCCTGCAACGCAACAGCGAAATTCCGGCCAAGGTCATGCGGGGGGTCATGCACCACCACGAACGCCACAACGGTTCGGGCTACCCGGTGGGCCTGGCCCGCAAGGACATCCCGGCCTTTGCCCGCATTCTCTGCCTGGCCGACGTGTACGACGCCCTGACCTCGGACCGTTGCTACAAGAACGCCATCCTGCCCAACAAGGCGCTCGGCATCATGTACGGCATGCGCGACCAGGACTTCGATCCCACCGAGGTCCAATTGTTCATCAAGTGTCTGGGTATTTTCCCGGCGGGCAGTTTTGTCCGCCTGAACACGGGCGAATACGCCCTGGTCTTCGAGGCCAACTCGCGCGAACCTCTTCACCCGAAAATCCGAATCATCATGGACGCGGAGATGAAGCCCATCCGCACACGGGACGTGGACCTGACCACCCAGCCCGGGGACGGCGGGGCCATTGAGATACTGGAATGCGCCGATCCCTCATCCTACCGCAAGGACCTCATAAACTACCTGACCGCCCGCTGACCCACACCAAATGGAGCCCCCCCGATGCTGGACATGAACATATGGCTTGGCGTGATCGCGTTGACTATCCTACTCTACGGAACCAAATGGTGGCATGGCCGCGGCCGCAAGGTGAAAGTCTACCGCATCTCTCCGGAGTCCTTGAAACGGGCCAAAACGGTAGTCCTCTCCGTCCTGCTCCTGGTGGAGGACGGCGAGAGCTATCCCCTGGACGAAAGTCGGCTCGCCTATACCAAGGAAGACATCAAGAGCGCGGCCAAGATCATGGCCTACTATTTCTGGAAAAAACGCCGCGCGGAAGAGCTGGCGCGGGTCAAGCACTGCTTCGTGGCCCTGTCCCGATTCCAGGACGCCTCCCTGGACCTGGAGTCCCAGGAACGGCGGGCCGCCCGGGAGCACGTCCGGCTCGAACGCGAACTCAATTTCTACATGACCCACTCGCCCTTCAGCGCCCGGCGCGTCTAGGCGGTCAGTCCTCCCGCGGCGAGCCCGCG
Protein-coding regions in this window:
- the fsa gene encoding fructose-6-phosphate aldolase; its protein translation is MQFFLDTANLDQIREVGELGLLDGVTTNPTLMSREGGDWRRQAARICEMVDGPVSLEVIGTAHEEMIKEAKDLVSFGTNVVVKIPMIPEGLKALRELTERGIRTNVTLVFSPTQALLAAKLGATYVSPFVGRLDGLSQSGMQAVEQMRTIFDNYAFDTKILVASVRHPMHVLEAGLVGADVITLPYSTIMQLMQHPLTDKGLAAFLADWEAFQKGA
- the cbiE gene encoding precorrin-6y C5,15-methyltransferase (decarboxylating) subunit CbiE, whose translation is MTKMEPVRIIGLPPGSLVPSGSASAALAGADLVVGGKRLLSACPNELIPAHAHRLAITGPLKPIIETVRKTANKGRKVVVLADGDPLFYGIGKRLGEELGRENLIIEPSLSTVQLAAAKLALPWQDMDFVSLHGRDDYAPLYAALVRADLIAVFTDAVNTPAEVARALQERGADCFTMTVLENLGAPDELIRPLTLWETWGMEFAPLNMVILERQYPPEIPLSLGIPDHFYLHQKNLITKLPVRAAGLAHLGVAPDSTVWDLGAGCGSVAIEASHLARRGRVFAVERNKTRAAMIRENIRRTGAWLVDVILGDMPEALKDLPEPDRIFIGGGLGGESNQDTALLDTACRKLRPRGRIVVHCILLDSLHTAKDHFQAQGWHFGVTQLQASATDSLAGDLRFKAQNPVFVLWAEKP
- a CDS encoding transporter substrate-binding domain-containing protein; translated protein: MTCRSILLAAFFFFLLPVLAAAPAGAGEPVVLVTGDYPPYIVTDGTRPGLLTEIVQAAFAQVGVETRILFRPWRRCALMVREGEAFGTYPYGRTAQRAEYAWFSDTIWVCRNVFFYLKGRLGQFDYTTLEALRGYVIAGTSGHYYEETFKEKGLTVDYAPGEASGVRRLWELRAALFAEDELVGWTLIRRIFPSRAHVFGSTPTPWNLNPQHLMVSKAYPGARKLLARFNKGLAAIRANGTYDRLVGSYFGPGRQPFGKSGSKAP
- a CDS encoding MFS transporter; translation: MPPARPPSRTPPDGPPSAPLRALVSWALYDWANSGFAALVQTFVFAAYFARAVAGNETLGTAWWGNMMGVAGLVIGLGGPVLGAVADHTGRRKPWLAVFTTLCIAATALLWFVRPDPAFVLPALVLAGIGTIGSEYAMIFYNSMLPDLAERTRIGRWSGWGWGLGYAGGLVLLVLALYGLVRAPGWFGIPHHDALNVRAVMPLTALWYLVFCLPLFLFTPDTPSARVPLSRAVAGAAARLRGSLRDLRNHRHIALFLLARMFYNDGLTTMFAFGGIYAAATFGMDSSEVIVFGIGLNVTAGLGAAAFAWLDDRLGSRRTILLSLMGLVVPGTAILLVKSKTLFWIFGLAIGIFVGPVQASSRSWLAHAAPAEVRTEMFGLMALSGKLTSFLGPFLVGWLTLATNSQRLGMSAVIGLLAVGLAGMLFVPEATAHGREQDRA
- the amrA gene encoding AmmeMemoRadiSam system protein A encodes the protein MSNFRFELTDGEKRYLKDLVVQSIASGLGLGDGPSAPPDPPTDKLREHLGAFVTLKLHDRLRGCIGNVRGSGELYRTVWEMARSAAFRDPRFPAVTEDEFHALEYEISILSPIEPCPDPELVEVGRHGLIMSRGMQSGLLLPQVPVEWQWNRETFLAQTCVKAGLPSNAWKDPDTTIFWFEAEVF
- a CDS encoding PilZ domain-containing protein codes for the protein MPDTADKETNNTIAPPATKVLKMPGVQLRVALGKDVVIRVPGAEQPYQGRIVGFDPYEYLIASVRLPGRIRRQLSLGGQLIVKYIHQGTVYGFKTTTYNTVTSPTSLIIFAYPTVIEKMELRRDPRTKCNLDGKIQTENGEYECMVVNISAMGCKASVRARARDPLARLEVGDTLVILVNLGTEGPLKLPIVVRNIQRERGLYTLGTMFLDPNEIEEERIGIYLERMRRLTC
- a CDS encoding HD-GYP domain-containing protein; the protein is MIKKIPITALRPGMNVVKVASDQWHHLPYLYSEPGIIESEQDVARLLELGYQEAFVDTGDQEGMSEETPLARVVAERKHDRERPERVPFREAISSAMVTYEDAMTHAMQIVQDAKLGRKMDYGASLETASAIVESAVSNPDTLVCLAKLSEFDNYTYTHCINVAAISVVFGEYIGMPREELVLLGVAGMMHDLGKTTVPARIINKPGPLTPIEREEIRRHPEYGCRILQRNSEIPAKVMRGVMHHHERHNGSGYPVGLARKDIPAFARILCLADVYDALTSDRCYKNAILPNKALGIMYGMRDQDFDPTEVQLFIKCLGIFPAGSFVRLNTGEYALVFEANSREPLHPKIRIIMDAEMKPIRTRDVDLTTQPGDGGAIEILECADPSSYRKDLINYLTAR